A DNA window from Daucus carota subsp. sativus chromosome 3, DH1 v3.0, whole genome shotgun sequence contains the following coding sequences:
- the LOC108211230 gene encoding uncharacterized protein LOC108211230 encodes MSGIPPNTTSSQFTYSTDGSSSSAPYFPMPFHLQHQTTPQQPPQPYPTVQYPAPVYPPPAAPLNYALPQYQQAQQLFQRDAQTITPEALESVKAALASSEIEHKAETKKKAVPRKAAGQAWEDPTLAEWPENDFRLFCGDLGNEVNDDVLSKAFSRFPSFNMARVVRDKRTGKTKGYGFVSFANPSDLAGAMKEMNGKYVGNRPIKLRKSNWRERTDIEALERQKNQSHRKSKLPKKSVLHK; translated from the exons ATGTCAGGAATACCTCCAAATACAACTTCATCGCAATTCACATACTCGACAGATGGGTCTTCATCATCAGCACCGTATTTTCCAATGCCATTTCACCTTCAACACCAAACTACGCCGCAGCAGCCTCCCCAGCCTTATCCCACAGTGCAGTATCCGGCCCCAGTTTATCCTCCTCCGGCTGCCCCACTGAATTACGCTTTGCCCCAGTACCAGCAG GCTCAACAGCTATTTCAGAGGGATGCACAAACCATAACTCCTGAAGCTCTGGAAAGTGTAAAAGCTGCTCTTGCCAGCAGCGAAATTGAGCACAAAGCAGAGACCAAGAAAAAAGCTGTACCTCGTAAAGCAGCTGGTCAAGCTTGGGAGGATCCTACTCTTGCAGAGTGGCCAGAAA ATGATTTTCGGTTATTTTGCGGTGATCTTGGAAATGAGGTGAATGATGATGTTCTCTCGAAAGCATTCTCACGATTTCCTTCTTTTAATATGGCTAGG GTTGTCAGAGATAAGCGAACTGGGAAAACCAAGGGTTATGGCTTCGTTAGTTTTGCAAACCCTTCAGATCTTGCTGGTGCAATGAAAGAAATGAATG GTAAGTATGTTGGAAACCGGCCAATTAAACTGCGCAAGAGCAACTGGAGAGAAAGAACAGATATTGAAGCTTTAGAAAGACAAAAG AATCAGAGTCACAGAAAATCAAAACTCCCAAAGAAGAGCGTATTGCACAAATGA
- the LOC108214890 gene encoding phosphoglycerate kinase, cytosolic, which yields MATKKSVGSLKEADLKGKKVFVRVDLNVPLDDNLKITDDTRVRAAVPTIKYLKDHGAKVILSSHLGRPKGVTPKYSLKPLVPRLSELLGAEVKMANDCIGEEVEKLVAEIPEGGVLLLENVRFYKEEEKNDPDFAKKLASLADLYVNDAFGTAHRAHASTEGVAKYLKPAVAGFLMQKELDFLVGAVSNPTKPFAAIVGGSKVSSKIGVIESLLNKVDILILGGGMIFTFYKAQGLSVGSSLVEEDKLDLATSLMEKAKSKGVALMLPSDVVVADKFAADANSKTVPSSSIPDGWMGLDIGPDSIKTFSEALDTTKTIIWNGPMGVFEMEKFAAGTDAIAKKLADLSAKGVTTIIGGGDSVAAVEKVGLADKMSHISTGGGASLELLEGKVLPGVLALNDA from the exons ATGGCGACAAAGAAGAGCGTAGGATCACTTAAAGAAGCCGATCTGAAAGGGAAGAAAGTGTTCGTGAGAGTAGATCTCAACGTTCCGTTGGATGACAACTTGAAAATCACCGACGACACCAGAGTTCGAGCCGCTGTGCCTACTATTAAGTATCTCAAAGATCACGGCGCTAAAGTCATTTTGTCTTCTCACTTG GGCCGTCCCAAAGGTGTTACTCCAAAGTACAGCTTGAAGCCTCTTGTGCCAAGACTGTCTGAACTCCTTGGTGCTGAG GTCAAGATGGCAAATGACTGTATTGGTGAGGAAGTTGAGAAACTGGTTGCTGAAATACCAGAAGGCGGTGTTCTTCTCCTCGAGAATGTGAGATTCTACAAAGAGGAGGAGAAAAATGACCCTGACTTTGCAAAAAAGCTAGCATCTCTTGCAGATTTATATGTTAATGATGCATTTGGCACTGCCCATCGAGCACACGCTTCCACTGAAGGTGTGGCTAAATATCTGAAGCCTGCTGTTGCTGGTTTCCTGATGCAAAAG GAGCTTGACTTCCTAGTTGGTGCTGTATCAAACCCAACGAAGCCATTTGCTGCAATTGTTGGTGGTTCAAAGGTGTCAAGTAAGATCGGTGTGATCGAGTCGCTGTTGAACAAGGTTGACATTCTCATACTAGGTGGAGGAATGATTTTCACTTTCTACAAAGCCCAAGGGCTGTCAGTTGGATCTTCACTTGTGGAGGAAGACAAGCTTGATCTTGCTACCTCACTGATGGAGAAGGCTAAGTCTAAAGGGGTAGCACTTATGCTCCCCTCTGATGTCGTCGTTGCAGATAAGTTTGCTGCTGATGCCAACAGTAAG ACTGTTCCATCGTCTAGTATTCCTGATGGCTGGATGGGTTTGGATATTGGACCAGATTCCATAAAAACATTTAGTGAAGCATTGGATACTACAAAAACTATCATCTGGAATGGACCTATGGGTGTGTTTGAGATGGAAAAGTTTGCAGCAGGAACAGAT GCAATTGCAAAGAAATTGGCAGACCTTAGCGCAAAAGGAGTCACAACAATCATCGGGGGAGGTGATTCTGTAGCAGCTGTGGAGAAAGTTGGGCTTGCAGACAAGATGAGTCACATCTCAACTGGAGGCGGTGCAAGTTTGGAGCTTCTAGAGGGGAAGGTGCTACCGGGAGTTCTTGCCCTTAATGATGCTTGA